The following proteins come from a genomic window of Mobula hypostoma chromosome 15, sMobHyp1.1, whole genome shotgun sequence:
- the LOC134357011 gene encoding zinc finger protein 239-like has translation MAHQRVHTGERPFTCSDCGKGFTCSSKLKEHQRVHTGERPFTCSDCGKGFTQSSTLLAHQSVHTGERPFTCSDCGKGFSRSSSLLAHQSVHTGVWPFTCSDCGKGFSRSCDLLAHQRVHTGERPFTCRECEKGFARSSDLLIHQRVHTGVRPFTCCECGKGFTRSSDLLAHQSVHTGERPFTCSVCGKGFHRSSDLHRHQRFHTGEKPFTCSDCGKGFTLLSHLQRHQSVHAGERLFTCSVCGKTFTQSSDLQSHQGVHTGERLFTCSDCGKGFTRSSHLLRHQRVHTGERPFTCSDIGKRFSQQSPPNVHH, from the coding sequence atggctcaccagcgagttcacactggggagaggccatttacctgctcagactgtgggaagggatttacttgctcatctaaactgaaggaacatcagcgagttcacactggagagaggccattcacctgctcagactgcgggaagggattcactcagtcatccaccctattggcacaccagtcagttcacactggggagaggccgttcacctgctcagactgtgggaagggattcagtcggtcatcCTCCCtattggcacaccagtcagttcacactggagtatggccattcacctgctcagactgtgggaagggattcagtcggtcatGTGATCTgctggcacaccagcgagttcacactggggagaggccattcacctgccgTGAATGCGAGAAGGGATTCGCTCGGTCATCTGATCTACtgatacaccagcgagttcacactggggtgaggccgttcacctgctgtgaatgtgggaagggatttactcggTCATCTGATctgctggcacaccagtcagttcacactggggagagaccgttcacctgctcagtctgtgggaagggattccatCGATCATCCGACCTTCATAGACACCAGCgatttcacactggggagaagccattcacctgctcagattgtgggaaaggattcactctaTTATCtcacctacagagacaccagtcagttcacgctggggagaggctgttcacctgctcagtctgtgggaagacattTACTCAGTCATCTGACCTACAGAGTCACCAAGGGgttcatactggggagaggctgttcacctgctcagactgtgggaagggattcactcggtcatctcatctactgagacaccagcgagttcacactggggagaggccgttcacctgctcagacattGGGAAAAGATTCTCTCAGCAATCTCCACCAAATgtgcatcattga